The proteins below come from a single Aegilops tauschii subsp. strangulata cultivar AL8/78 chromosome 6, Aet v6.0, whole genome shotgun sequence genomic window:
- the LOC109740989 gene encoding benzaldehyde dehydrogenase, mitochondrial — MVARRAASSFLSRRGLLLPRPPADSLLRADSARRSLPGAVYRFSTAPAATADEEPIKPPVEVKYTQLLINGNFVDAASGRTFPTVDPRTGEVIARVAEGDAEDIDRAVAAARRAFDEGPWPRMTAYERCRVLLRFADLMERHNDEIAALESWDGGKPLEQSAGGEVPMAARCMRYYAGWADKIHGMVVPADGPHHVQVLREPIGVAGQIIPWNFPLLMFAWKVGPALACGNAVVLKTAEQTPLSALYVASLLHEAGLPDGVLNVVPGFGPTAGAALCSHMGVDKLAFTGSTGTGKIILELAARSNLKPVTLELGGKSPFIVMDDADVDQAVELAHRALFFNQGQCCCAGSRTFVHESVYDEFVEKSKARAQRRVVGDPFKKGVEQGPQIDGQQFKKILGYVKSGVDSGATLVTGGERVGSRGFYIQPTVFADVEDEMKIAQEEIFGPIQSILKFREVGEVVRRANATQYGLAAGVFTRSLDTANAVARALRVGTVWVNCYDVFDAAIPFGGYKMSGVGREKGAYSLGNYLQTKAVVAPLRDPAWL; from the exons ATGGTCGCAAGGAGGGCCGCTTCCTCCTTCCTCTCACgccgcggcctcctcctcccgaggCCTCCTGCCGATTCTCTTCTCAGAGCAG ACAGTGCACGGCGCTCGTTGCCCGGAGCCGTTTACAGGTTCAGCACCGCACCGGCCGCCACCGCCGACGAGGAGCCGATCAAACCCCCCGTGGAGGTGAAGTACACGCAGCTCCTCATCAACGGCAACTTCGTCGATGCAGCATCTG GAAGGACGTTCCCGACGGTGGACCCCCGCACCGGCGAGGTCATCGCGCGCGTGGCCGAGGGCGACGCCGAGGACATCGACcgcgctgtcgccgccgcccgcaggGCCTTCGACGAGGGCCCCTGGCCGAGGATGACCGCCTAC GAGCGGTGCCGGGTGCTGCTGCGGTTCGCGGACCTGATGGAGCGGCACAACGACGAGATCGCGGCGCTGGAGTCGTGGGACGGCGGGAAGCCGCTGGAGCAGTCCGCCGGCGGGGAGGTGCCGATGGCGGCGCGCTGCATGCGGTACTACGCCGGGTGGGCGGACAAGATCCACGGCATGGTGGTGCCGGCCGACGGCCCGCACCACGTGCAGGTGCTGCGCGAGCCTATCGGCGTCGCCGGCCAGATCATCCCCTGGAACTTCCCGCTGCTCATGTTCGCCTGGAAGGTCGGCCCGGCGCTCGCCTGCGGCAACGCCGTCGTGCTCAAGACCGCCGAGCAGACGCCGCTCTCCGCACTCTACGTCGCCAGCCTCCTCCACGAGGCCGGCCTCCCGGACGGCGTCCTCAACGTCGTCCCCGGCTTCGGCCCCACGGCCGGCGCCGCGTTGTGCAGCCACATGGGCGTCGACAAG CTGGCGTTCACCGGATCGACTGGCACGGGCAAGATTATTCTTGAACTGGCGGCGAGGAGCAACTTGAAGCCGGTGACGCTGGAGCTCGGCGGCAAGTCCCCGTTCATCGTCATGGACGACGCTGATGTCGACCAGGCCGTCGAGCTCGCGCACCGGGCGCTCTTCTTCAACCAG GGGCAATGCTGCTGCGCTGGGTCTCGGACGTTCGTCCACGAGAGCGTCTACGACGAGTTCGTGGAGAAGTCCAAGGCTCGCGCCCAGAGGCGTGTGGTCGGCGACCCCTTCAAGAAAGGTGTTGAGCAGGGACCTCAG ATCGATGGCCagcagttcaagaagatcctggGCTACGTCAAGTCGGGCGTCGACAGCGGCGCCACCCTCGTGACCGGCGGCGAGAGGGTAGGCAGCAGGGGCTTCTACATCCAGCCGACCGTCTTTGCAGACGTGGAG GATGAGATGAAGATCGCTCAGGAGGAGATATTCGGGCCCATCCAGTCCATCCTCAAGTTCAG GGAGGTGGGGGAGGTGGTGAGGAGGGCGAACGCGACGCAGTACGGGCTGGCGGCGGGGGTGTTCACGAGGAGCCTGGACACGGCGAACGCGGTGGCGCGGGCGCTGAGGGTGGGGACGGTGTGGGTCAACTGCTACGACGTGTTCGACGCGGCCATCCCCTTCGGCGGGTACAAGATGAGCGGCGTGGGGCGGGAGAAGGGCGCCTACAGCCTCGGCAACTACCTCCAGACCAAGGCCGTCGTCGCGCCCCTCAGGGACCCGGCTTGGTTGTAG